The nucleotide window GCCGTTTAACCTCAACAATGCGCGCGTCATCATGCGGCAGGTTGGCCTGCAGTCCGGGGCAAAAATCTCCAATGACATCGCCGGGACGCGCTGGCTCTCATCGTTTGAGTACGGCTATCGTCGTGAAGAGAGCCACGGCACCATTATCACCGGTTCACTGCGTACCGGTTACTACAGCGGGCATAAAGTCACCAACAACACCGATACCGACAACTGGTACCGGCTGGGGCAGCTCTATTTCCCGGTGGCTAACCAGCAGTGGGTGATGGAGCTGATCGGTAAAGCTGATGCCACGCAGCCCACCGGCACCGCCGGGTCACCGGTGAATGTGGCGGGCACGGGCCGCACCTTTATTAACCTGCAGCGGCTGGAAACGGTCTGGGCGGATGCCTATCACATGGGGCAGCCGGCGGTCCTGGATATGCGCTACAGCCGGGTGGGCACCACCTATGCGGTGGTGTGGGTGAAACTGCGTGCCAACAGTGGTGATACGCTGATTAACCTGAAAACCACCGGCCCGACGCGCTATGAGTCGGGTTCCTGCTCACTGTTCCAGACCGATTTCTCGGTGGTTACGGATACCACCAAAATGGGCACGCTGAAACCGGCCGCACGCTTTGGTATCCACAATGGCGTGGCCGGTATCGGTGCCAATGAGAAAGGGGTACTTACCGTCGCGACGGCAGCAGGTACACCCACCGATAAAACCACGCCTTCGGGCTTTGTGCTGGTCAATATCAACGGTGTCGATCGTAAACTTCCTTATTACGATTGAGGCCAGCACCTTTTTGGCGAGGCTGCGGCCTCGCCTTTTTTTGTGCTGCGGCAGCGATGTCGCGCGCACGGCAGTGCAGCGCGTAAAGGGGCAGGGCGCAACAGCCAGGACCTGTCCGGTTTTACCGTTAAATGCTGAAATAATCAGCACTTAAGCGGTGGCTGCTTGACTCGCACCACCGATTTTTCTATGTTTAATCCCCGCAGTTCCCGCCTTTATGCCGGTGTAGCTCAGTTGGTAGAGCAGCGCATTCGTAATGCGAAGGTCGCAGGTTCGACTCCTGTTTCCGGCACCAGTTTTTTCCTTACCTGAAAAGGGTGCACAGGTTCTTACGTGGGCCCAGACGTAACTTTACCCCGGATAAACGCGTTAACCCTGCAGCAGTTTCAATACCTGCTGTGGCAGCTGGTTGGCCTGCGCCAGCAGAGAAACGCTGGCCTGCTGCAAAATCTGCTGGCGCGACATGTTTGATACCTCGGTCGCATAGTCAGCATCCTCAACCCGCGAACGCGCAGCGGCGATGGCCGAACCGGCGCTGCTTTGCAGCGACCGGGCAGACGTCAGCCGGTTAGCCACTGCACCCAGCTGCGTGCGCTGGCTGTCAATCCGGGCAATGGCGCGATCCAGCGTTGCCAGCGGGTCGTCGGGATGTTTCAGACGGATCTCTGAACCCATTTCCGAAACGCGCATCGTGGTCTGGTTGCTGGAGGTATCCGTAACCGAGGAGATGCCCGCCTGAAAATAAATCTGCACGTCGCCCACGCCCTGCAGCGTTTTCAGCATCACGGTGCCGCTGTCGCTGTTATTCACAAACGTGGCGGTCTTATCCAGCATGCCGTTCGGCACATCAAGATAATAGTTGCCATCCGAATCCAGTTTCAGCACGTCGTTGCTGCTGTTCCCGCTGACGTCGGTATAGCGCACATTCACGTTCGCCGGATTCAGCGTGACGTACGAGGTGCCGGTAACGCTGTTCACCGTGCTGAAACTGTTGGCGGGTGTGGCGCTGGTGGCCGTGACGTTCAGGCTGTTATGCGTGCCGTCTGACGAAGCGCTGACGCTGGCGTTGTAATACTGATAGCTTCCGCCGTTTGCCACTTCCATCACATACTGTGAACCACTGCGCAGCAGACGGCCGTTGCTCACCGGCTGGCCGCCGGCATCGCTAAAACTCACCGTGGCGCTGGACAGCGGGATGTCAGGCGTATCCGTCACCGGCACAGGCGTTGTGGCAAAATCGCTGTCGATCTTAGCCGCTGCGCCGTTCATTTTTGCGGTAACCGCACCACTCGGGGTAAAGCTCAAATCCGCCGCATAATAGCGGTTGTTTTGTTCAATATAGTACTGGCCGCTTTCCTGCATCAGGCTGGCTGGCGGCGTAGCCGGCAGCGCTGTCCCGCCGCTGTCCTGAAAGTTCACCGCAGGAATGGTGCGTGCTGGTATATCACTGACCGTGCTATAGAGCGGCGTGCTGACGCCGCGACTGATCAGCACATTGCCCGCCGCTGTGGCGGTATCCCAGCGCGCGCTGACGGCGGCCAGATAATAAACCGGTTTACCGTCAGTGCCGGTGCTCTGAATATACTGACGATTGTTTGCGCTGCTGCTTACCAGCTGCGGCGCATTGCCCGCCGGCACATAGTTAACCGTAATCGCCGGATTGCTGAAGGACATGTTGGTGGCAAGCCCGGTCAGCGTGCTCACCGGGGTGACATTGCCGCGAATGCCGCCAATCACAAAATCGGTCAGCCCGAGCGCATCCACGTCAAAGCCAGGCGCAGAGAGATCCAGCCCGATCTTCTCGTTGTCGTTGGCACCCACCTGAAACCCGAGTTTACCGGCACTGCCATCCAGCAGTTTAATGCCGTTGAAACTGGCGGTGCTGTTCAGGCGATCGATCTCTTTAAGATTAAGGTTGATCTCGGCCTGGATCGCATCCGTATCACTTTGCGAATTGGTGCTGTTCAGTCCCTGTACCGTCAGCTGGCGCACGCGCTGCAGACGATTGTTGATCTCATCCATTGCGCTTTCCGCGGTTTCCACCAGCGATAAACCATCACCGGTATTGCGCTGCGCAACCGCCAGCCCGCTCTGCTGGCTGCTGAAACGATTGGCAATGGCCTGGCCTGCCGCGTCGTCACGCGCACTGTTGATCCGCATCCCTGACGATAAATGGCGAATCGCGTCGCTCAACGCCGCGCCGCTTCGTGCGGACTGCTGACTGGCGTTCATGGCGGGCATATTGGTTTGCAGACTGATCATTTACAGACTCACTAAAAAGACACTGATAGCGTTATCGGCACCGGAGGCCGTTCTTTAAAAATTATTTGGGCTAAGTCACGGCTCCCACAGCGGCACAGGGAAATTTTCAGCAGGAAATCGGGCAAAATTGCGTTATGGGTGAGGGAAAGATCTGCGTTTTGTCGTTATATGGCTATTCATACAGTTGTCTCTTGACAATATTCCTGTGCGCCGTTGCGCTTCATGCTCCTCCGCGGGTGCAAACCACGCGCAACGACCGCTCAGGCGCGGCGTGGACGCATCGCAGTGAAAAAACTGCGATCATTCCGACAACCTGTTAACTGCCCGGCTAATCAATTCTGTTATTAATCGTTATGCCCGCTAATTAGTCCGCAGAAAATAACGGCTGTCGTTGCCTGCGTTATTTCTGCAATAATCAGGCAGCCATTGACCTGACCCGTACGGCTGGTGAAAATGCGGGTGAAAGTTTTGAATCAGATCGCAATTTAATGGCGTAAAGCCTGTTGCAGTTCGGCTGCGAGAGCCGTACTGAATTAACGTTACCTGTTCTCACACTGCGCAAAAGACGCAAAGGCATAATAAAGGGACAGGGCATACAGCAAATAATCTTAATGTCGTTCTGCACGCCGAAAAGGGCCATCCCGCGATGCGCCCGGCACGGCGGCCTTCAGAGGATAATCTGGCAGTGTGCGCAGATGACCGCGCCGGCGCAGGATAAAGATTCGCATATCGTGACAGAAAAGGGCTTCTGTCCGCAGGCACAGCCTGTTTTGGTAACGCATTGACTTTTAACTGCACTGGCAACAGTGCAGCGTAACGCTGTTGACGTCAGACATTGGCAGTACATTAGTCGCTGCAAGCCAGGGGCGGTAGCCTGCCTGTTTTACAGTAAATCATTAAATAAAAAACAGCGTCTTAAGGCTGGCGAAATTCTTATTACTACGCGTCAGCGTGCCTTGTTTAATTATCAGGTTCGTTCTCCTGAGGAAACTCTGAAAAAATCACTGAAGTAATGTTAAGCCGGGTGAAAGCGATATCAAAAAAAAGGAAAGGGTTTTCTTTAACGGTATCCGGTTTTATTTCTCCTGCGCTTTTTCACACTGATCAATTACGTATTGAGGTCTTATGCAAAATCCTGTTAACGACGTTTTAATCAGCGTCATTGTGCCGGTGTATAACGCCGCACCCTATCTGGAGAGATGCATTGATAGCCTGCTGCAGCAGGATGAAACGCGCTTTGAAGCCATTTTTATCAATGATGGTTCCCGGGACGACTCGCTGGCAATACTGCAGCGCTATGCGCGGGTGCCGCAGTTTCACATCATCAGTCAGGCCAATGCCGGCGTGTCGGCGGCGCGTAATCACGGCATGAGCGCCGCGCGCGGCAAACTGCTGTGCTTTTTAGATGCCGATGATTTCCTGCCGCCGGATGCCTTTGCCACCTATGTCCGTCTGATGAGCAGCGGTGCGGCTATGGTGGTGGGGGAGTCGCAGCACTTCTCGCCGGAGGGGCAGCCGCTGGACGCCCCGGCCAACCGTGACCAGACGCGCCGGCTCAGCGCATCGGCAGCGATGAACGATCTGCTCTATTTCCATCCGCGTCACGGCATCTGCGACAAAGTGTTCCGCGCCGGGGTGATCCGCCAGCACGGGCTGCGTTTTAACGAAGAGATCTTTAACTTTGAAGATCTGCTGTTTGTGATGAACTACCTGCATCTGCAGCAGGAGCGCGAGGTGATCGTCACCGAACAGGTGGTCTACCACTATGTCAGATCGGCGAACTCGGCCACGCGATCCGCGCTGCGGGAAAAACACTTCTCGTTTGCCCGCTCATTTAATGGCATGAAGGCGTTTTTGTCTGCCGGGCACCAGCGCTGCTATTACCACCTCTATCTGAAAGTCACCGCCTCATACATCTACAAGGGGCTGCAAAGCGACGGCTTCAGCCGCGCCTTTATCGATGAGTACATTGCGCTCTACCGCCGCAGCTTCCGTTCATGGTGCTCCGCCGGTCCGTTTCTGACGCCGTGGAGCCTCTATTTTGCGCTGTTTTTTGTCAGTCCGCGGCTGGTCTCACGCCTGCGCCGGCTGGTGCAGCGATAGGGGCGGGCAATGATGAAAGATAAATTAAAAAACTCGCTGTGGATGATCGCGGAAAAACTGATCGCGGTTTTCGGCCTGATCTTCGTGACCTCCTATGTGGCGAAATACGTCGGACCGGCCACCTTTGGCATCATCTCGATCTCCATGCTGGTGTTTCAGTTCATTCAGACCATCGCGCTGATGGGCAGCGATGTGATTTTGCTGAAGCGCATTGCGCAGAATCGCCGTTCGGGTCTGCGGCTGATGATGGCCACCTTTTTGCTGGTGCTGGTGCTCTATGCGGTGCTGGCGCTCGCCGGGGTGGCGATCATGGAACAGGCGTGGCGTCCGGAAGCCTGGATCTTCATCGCTGCTGCTGCGGTCGCCTGCCTGTTCTCCGCGCTTGATCTGGTGAACATTTACAACGAGGCGATGCTCAACGCGCGTCTGAACGTGATTGCCAATGTGATCGGACTGGCCATCAGCCTGACGGTGCGCTTTTTCATCTCCTGGTATGCGCTGGATCCGCGCTATCTGGCGCTGCCGATTGTGCTCGCGACCCTGATCCCGTTTGTTATCAAGCTGACGATCTTCCTGCGCTACGACCGTCAGGCGCCGGTTCCGGCGCTGCGGCAGATGAAAAAGTACTCGCGCTATATGGTGGCCTCCGGCCTTTCGCTGATTTTCTCTGCCATTGCCGTTGCGCTCTATACCCGTCTGAATCAGGTCAGCGTCTCTTATTTCCTCGGCGTAAAAGAGGCCGGCATTTTTTCCGTGGCGTTAACGCTCTCCACCGCATGGGTGTTTTTGCCCAGCGCGCTGCTGGCCTCGTTTTACCCGGCGTTCTTCGCCGAGCGCAATCAGCAGCAGGCGATTGTTAAAGCGCAGAAACTGCATCTGCTGGTGATTGGCGTGTCGGCGCTGGTGATTCTGGCCATCTGGCTGCTGTCGGGCTGGTTTATCCGGGAATTTTACGGCGCGGAATATCTCGATGCGGTTGCCCCCACGTTGTTACTCAGTATTGGCGCGATGTGCGCGGTATTAAGCAGCGTGATGGATCGCTTCATCATTAAATATAACGGCTACCGCTATCTGGTGAAAAAGACCTTCGCGGTATTACTGGTTTGCCTGATTTCATCCTTATTGCTGGTGCCACACTTTGGTTTAACCGGCGCCGCCATGAGTGTGGTGATTACTGAGTTTTTATCTTTTTCGCTGCTGAATTATTTTTTTGCGGCGCAACCCGTTATGCATATTCACCGGATATTTTTCAACCCCAGGAAACTATGGCTGTTATTTACCGATATCAAAACCTCAGACAGTAAAGAGAGTTTATCATGAATGAAAAACCGCTATTCAGTATTATCATTCCCGTCTATAACTCGCAAAAAACCATCCGGCGTACGCTGCTGAGCGTGTTGAACCAGACATTCATCAGCTATGAGGTGGTCGTCGTCAATGACGGCAGCAGCGATGGCAGTGCGGCGATTGTGGACGAATTCAGCCACTATCCGCAGGTCACGGTGATTCACCAGGTCAACGGCGGCGTCAGCGCCGCCCGTAACAGCGGACTGCTGCGAGCCAGCGGCGAATTTGTGCTGTTCCTTGACGCCGATGACTGGGTGGACGACAACTTCCTGATGAGTTTCAAGCAGAACCTGAACGCATGGCCGGCGGAAACGGTGGAGCTGATGGTCGGAAATCTCCACGACACGCGCGTCGGCAAAGTCTCGCAGGCCGGCTTCTTCAGCCAGGATGATATTCCTTATGTGCTGGGCGAGCTGGAGATGAGCGACAACATTGGTTATCTGCACAACAAATGTTATCGCCGGCAGATTATTCACGATCTCGATCTGCGCTTTATGGAAGGCATCTCTATGAGTGAGGATCTGTTATTTAACCTGCGCTTCTTTAGCGGAGTAAATAATATTCTTATCACGCCCGGTGCAGCCTATCATTACGAGGATGTGGCAGGATCGCTGTCAAAACGCAAAGTGCAGTACAGCGAACTGAAAGTGCGTAAGCAGTCGCTGGTGGCGCTCTATGATTCCATTGTCGATAAATATCAGAGCAGTGATATTGAGCATTTTCTCCGCGCCATTTCCAAACGGGTACTGGCACTGGATATGCAGATTGTCACGGCCATGTATCACTCTTCGTTTTCATCTGCGGATATTGCGCAGGAAATTGAACAAATCAAGCGCGGAAAATACTCCAAAGGTATTTTTACGCTGCTGAATAAAAATGAAAAACTGAAGTACATGATTATGAATTTGAACACTCTCACAGCGTACTATTTCCTTTATGCTCTCTACAGAATGCGCGCGTTCTGAGGTTAAATTCTCCCGCCGTTAGCCTCTGGTAAAGAGGCAGAAGCTAGCGCGCGGGGGAGTTTGTTTTCCCCGTCGGGTGTGCCGTGCGCACCCGACAACCCCGCTGTTGATGCCCCGATCTTCTCCTGCCGCGCTGCCCACTACTGTCTCTGGCTTGCACTTCGCTGCCGACTCAGGTCAAATAGCGCCCATGCAATCGTTTGCGTGCGTAAACCGTGCGTATCTGCTGCTTTTATCGCCATGTCGCGCATTTTTCCCGCCTTTGTGATGCATGTCTTGCGTTGAAGTCCCCTTCAGCGACGAAAAGCAGTTAGCATGTGCGCGGTAACGTGGCAGGCGCGGACAATCCGCGCCGCCCTGATTTTCAGCCGTCGTTCCGGCTGTATAGTGAAGATGATTCTGGAGAGACAGATGGACAACTCACAAACCGGTACCCTGGGTACGGTGGAGGCGGCGGCAAAAGGCTGGCGCAAGAGTGATACCGTGTGGATGCTGGGCCTGTACGGCACGGCAATTGGCGCTGGCGTGCTGTTCCTGCCCATCAACGCCGGGGCAGGCGGGTTAATTCCGCTGATTATCATGGCGCTGCTGGCCTTTCCGATGACCTTTTATGCACACCGCGCGCTGACGCGGTTTGTGCTGTCCGGTAAACATCCCGGCGAAGACATTACGGATGTGGTGGAAGAGCACTTCGGGCGCGGCGCCGGCAAGATCATCACGCTGCTTTACTTCTTTGCCATCTATCCAATCCTGCTGATGTATAGCGTGGCCATCACCAATACCGTGGACAGCTTTATCGTGCACCAGTTAGGGCTGGTGGCACCGCCACGCGCGCTGCTGGCGCTGCTGCTGATTGTCGGCATGATGACGGTGGTGCGCTTTGGTGAGCAGATGATAGTGAAGGCGATGAGCGTGCTGGTGTTTCCGTTTGTGGCGGTGCTGATGCTGATGGCGGCCTATCTGGTGCCGCACTGGCACGGCGCCGCGCTGGAAACCCTGTCATTATCCGGCGACGCGGACAACAGCATCTGGATGACGCTGTGGCTGGCGATTCCGGTGATGGTGTTCTCCTTTAACCACTCGCCTATCATCTCCTCCTTTGCCGTGGCGAAGCGCGAGGAGTATGGTGCCGGGGCAGAGAAGAAATGTTCCCGCATTCTGGCCAGCGCCCATCTGATGATGGTGGTCACCGTGATGTTCTTTGTCTTCAGCTGCGTGCTGAGTTTGTCACCGGCCGATTTGCAGGCAGCAAAAGCGCAGAACATCACGATTCTGAGCTATCTGGCGAACCATTTTTCCGTGCCGATGATTGCGTGGATGGGGCCGGTGATTGCCATGGTGGCGATCACTAAATCCTTCCTCGGCCACTACCTCGGCGCGCGCGAAGGCTTTAACGGGCTGGTGATAAAATCACTGCGCAGCCGTGGCAAGAGCATCACGCCGCAGCGCATGAACCGCATTACTACGCTGTTTATGCTGCTGACAACCTGGCTGGTGGCCACGCTGAATCCGAGCATCCTCGGTATGATTGAAACGCTGGGCGGGCCTGTTATCGCCACCATCCTGTTCCTGATGCCGATGTACGCCATTCACAAAGTGCCGGCCATGCGCCAGTACAGCGGCAAAATCAGCAACCTGTTTGTGGTGCTGGTTGGGGTGCTGGCTATCTCATCCATCGCGTGGTCGCTGCTGCGCTAAGCGAGGATACCCCGGCCGGGCAGCCGGGGTGGCGACCCGCCGGGGAGAACAAGGCCCCGGCGAGGGGCCAGGGCGCGGGCGGCGTCAGACCGCCGCGGTTTTAAATACCGCCATAGACTGCGCCAGGCGATCGGCCTGCTCCTGCAGCGCCTGCGAGGCCGCCGAGGCTTCCTGCACCAGCGCGGCGTTCTGCTGCGTGACCGCTTCCATCTGCGTAATGGCCTGATTGATCTCGCTGATACCGCTGCTCTGTTCACTGCTGGCAATGGTAATTTCGCTCATGATCCCGGCCACGCTGGTAACGCTATTGACCACTTCGCCAATGGTGGAACCGGCCTGCGTCACCAGGCGGCTGCCCTCATCCACCTGCGCGACAGAATCTTCGATCAGTACCTTAATCTCTTTTGCTGCTGAGGCGGAGCGCTGCGCCAGGTTACGTACTTCGGATGCTACCACCGCAAATCCGCGTCCCTGTTCGCCGGCACGGGCGGCTTCCACCGCGGCGTTAAGCGACAGAATGTTGGTCTGGAAGGCGATAGAATCGATCACGCTGATGATATCAACAATCTTCTTCGACGAGAGCGCAATGGCTTCCATCTTCTCGATTACCTGTTCCATCACCACGCCGCCTTCTTTGGCCACGCCGGAGGTTTTCGCCACCAGCATGTTCGCTTCACGGGCGTTTTCCGCGTTGTGTTTGACGGTCGCGGTCATCTGCTCCATCGCCGAGGCTGTCTCCTCCAGTGAGCTGGCCTGCTGCTCAGTGCGGGAAGAGAGGTCAATGTTGCCGCTGGAGATTTGATTGGACGCCACCGCAATGGTATCGGAACCGGCCCGCACGTTTGACACAATGGTCAGCAGATTGTCATTCATGCTCTGCAACGCCTGCATCAGCACGCCGGTTTCGTCCCTGCTGCGCACTTCAATATGCGAACTGAGATCGCCTGCGGCCACGTTGCCGGCAATCCGTACCGCTTCATTCAGCGGCTGCACAATTGAGCGGGTCAGCAGATAGCCCAGCACCACCGCGGCAATGACGGCGATAATCGAGCAAATCAGCGTAATTTCTACCGCCGTCGACCCTTCCTGAATAATCTTCGCGCCTTCCTGTTGCAGCTGCTGGGATTGCGAATCGGCGAACGCCTCCGCGCTGCTGAGATACGCGTTCTGGATCGCGGTGATCTTTTTCAGCACGTAATAGCTGGCATCGTCGGCTTTGCCGGCGCGCACCAGCTCCAGCACCGCATTTTTTTCCTGCTCAAACTGACGGCTGGCCGCCAGCAGACCGGCAATTTTCTTTTTGCCCACCGGCGTCACCTGTATGGCCTCGATCTTTTTCATCGCGCTGTTGGTGTGTTCGGTGGCGTCTGCCAGCTGCTGATAACGCTGCACGTTAAATTGCGGGCGGGTGGTATCAATGACGATACCGCGCAGGTATTTAATCTGCTCATTGACGCCGTCACGCACGTCGAAGCCGAGGCGCACTTTGACATAGCGGTCCTCCACGATCGACGTGATGCCACCCTTGATGTTGTTGATTTTCACAATAGAGGTCACGCCGACCACCACCAGCAGTGCCACCACTAAACCAAAGGCGATGCCCAGACGGACGCCGACCTTCATATTCTTCAGGCTCAACATTGGTTCTCCCCGTAATGCTAAAAATGTGTGATTGTCAGACGGAAAAGCAGGCTGTTAACCGGCAGTATGTCGCTGTTACATCAGGAAAAAGGTCGTTCACTGCGTCCCCGATGCTGGTATGGCAGCATCGGCACAAGCTTTTTAGTTATCGGTTGGCAGGGGGGTATCTTTAGTTTTTTTGAAGCATGTCACACACCAGCCGGCGTGGTGTCAGGCGATTGATTAGCGGCACAGCAGTAACCGGCGAATGCGCTGACGAATAGCGTTCACCGTCCGGCCGGGCATGCGCGCCGGTGGCCTTCACCGCGGGAGAGGGGTAATGCAGCGCTGAGGCGATTAAGCCGGAGCAGGGGAGCAGGGGAACAGACAGGCACAATACAGGGCGGCGGCGACAGCGCGCGCAGACCGCAGCAGTACGATCGCGCGCCCGCCGCCCGGACGCCGGGCAGAAAAAAGGCGCGAAATTCGCGCCTGATGGAAGAGGGAAAACCTAGCGCTTCTTGTTCAGCACGCCGTAAATCACGCTGGAGAGTTCGTTGATCTCAAACTTCGCAACGTAGCCATCGGCGCCCACTTTACGTACGTGGTCTTCGTTGGCGCTGCCGGAAAGGGAGGAGTGAATCACCACCGGAATTTTGCGCAGCACGTCATCGCGCTTGATATTACGCGTCAGCGTAAAGCCATCCATCTCCGGCATCTCCAGATCGGTCAGCACCAGCGCGATTTTATCGTGAATTGACTCACCCTTAGCCTGGGCTTCTTTCTGCATTTCGTTGATTTTAATCCAGGCTTCCAGACCGGTGTTATGCATCAGAGCCGGAATGCCCATGCTCTTCAGGCCCTGTTCCAGCAGCTGACGCGCCACCTTTGAATCTTCGGCGACAATCGCCACCTGGCCTGGTTTGAGATTGAAATTTTTCACGGTTTCAGCGCCTGGCTCGACGCCGCGCACCGAAGGAATGATGTCATACAGAATCTGTTCCACATCCAGCACCAGCGCCAGGTTGTTGCTCTGGCCGTCGGTGTCCAGACAGGCGATGCTGGTGATATTGCGGCTGCCGATGCCGGCTTCTGCGGTATGCACCTGGTTCCAGTCAAGACGCACGATATTCTCTACCGATTCCACCGCGAACGCCTGGGTGCTGCGCGCATACTCGGTGACCAGCAGCAGGTTCAGGCCGGTTTCCGGTTTACAGCCGGTGACCGCCGGCAGATCGATCACCGGGATAAACTGGCCGCGGA belongs to Candidatus Pantoea soli and includes:
- a CDS encoding flagellin N-terminal helical domain-containing protein produces the protein MISLQTNMPAMNASQQSARSGAALSDAIRHLSSGMRINSARDDAAGQAIANRFSSQQSGLAVAQRNTGDGLSLVETAESAMDEINNRLQRVRQLTVQGLNSTNSQSDTDAIQAEINLNLKEIDRLNSTASFNGIKLLDGSAGKLGFQVGANDNEKIGLDLSAPGFDVDALGLTDFVIGGIRGNVTPVSTLTGLATNMSFSNPAITVNYVPAGNAPQLVSSSANNRQYIQSTGTDGKPVYYLAAVSARWDTATAAGNVLISRGVSTPLYSTVSDIPARTIPAVNFQDSGGTALPATPPASLMQESGQYYIEQNNRYYAADLSFTPSGAVTAKMNGAAAKIDSDFATTPVPVTDTPDIPLSSATVSFSDAGGQPVSNGRLLRSGSQYVMEVANGGSYQYYNASVSASSDGTHNSLNVTATSATPANSFSTVNSVTGTSYVTLNPANVNVRYTDVSGNSSNDVLKLDSDGNYYLDVPNGMLDKTATFVNNSDSGTVMLKTLQGVGDVQIYFQAGISSVTDTSSNQTTMRVSEMGSEIRLKHPDDPLATLDRAIARIDSQRTQLGAVANRLTSARSLQSSAGSAIAAARSRVEDADYATEVSNMSRQQILQQASVSLLAQANQLPQQVLKLLQG
- a CDS encoding glycosyltransferase family 2 protein, with amino-acid sequence MQNPVNDVLISVIVPVYNAAPYLERCIDSLLQQDETRFEAIFINDGSRDDSLAILQRYARVPQFHIISQANAGVSAARNHGMSAARGKLLCFLDADDFLPPDAFATYVRLMSSGAAMVVGESQHFSPEGQPLDAPANRDQTRRLSASAAMNDLLYFHPRHGICDKVFRAGVIRQHGLRFNEEIFNFEDLLFVMNYLHLQQEREVIVTEQVVYHYVRSANSATRSALREKHFSFARSFNGMKAFLSAGHQRCYYHLYLKVTASYIYKGLQSDGFSRAFIDEYIALYRRSFRSWCSAGPFLTPWSLYFALFFVSPRLVSRLRRLVQR
- a CDS encoding oligosaccharide flippase family protein, with translation MMKDKLKNSLWMIAEKLIAVFGLIFVTSYVAKYVGPATFGIISISMLVFQFIQTIALMGSDVILLKRIAQNRRSGLRLMMATFLLVLVLYAVLALAGVAIMEQAWRPEAWIFIAAAAVACLFSALDLVNIYNEAMLNARLNVIANVIGLAISLTVRFFISWYALDPRYLALPIVLATLIPFVIKLTIFLRYDRQAPVPALRQMKKYSRYMVASGLSLIFSAIAVALYTRLNQVSVSYFLGVKEAGIFSVALTLSTAWVFLPSALLASFYPAFFAERNQQQAIVKAQKLHLLVIGVSALVILAIWLLSGWFIREFYGAEYLDAVAPTLLLSIGAMCAVLSSVMDRFIIKYNGYRYLVKKTFAVLLVCLISSLLLVPHFGLTGAAMSVVITEFLSFSLLNYFFAAQPVMHIHRIFFNPRKLWLLFTDIKTSDSKESLS
- a CDS encoding glycosyltransferase family 2 protein, whose amino-acid sequence is MNEKPLFSIIIPVYNSQKTIRRTLLSVLNQTFISYEVVVVNDGSSDGSAAIVDEFSHYPQVTVIHQVNGGVSAARNSGLLRASGEFVLFLDADDWVDDNFLMSFKQNLNAWPAETVELMVGNLHDTRVGKVSQAGFFSQDDIPYVLGELEMSDNIGYLHNKCYRRQIIHDLDLRFMEGISMSEDLLFNLRFFSGVNNILITPGAAYHYEDVAGSLSKRKVQYSELKVRKQSLVALYDSIVDKYQSSDIEHFLRAISKRVLALDMQIVTAMYHSSFSSADIAQEIEQIKRGKYSKGIFTLLNKNEKLKYMIMNLNTLTAYYFLYALYRMRAF
- a CDS encoding HAAAP family serine/threonine permease — encoded protein: MDNSQTGTLGTVEAAAKGWRKSDTVWMLGLYGTAIGAGVLFLPINAGAGGLIPLIIMALLAFPMTFYAHRALTRFVLSGKHPGEDITDVVEEHFGRGAGKIITLLYFFAIYPILLMYSVAITNTVDSFIVHQLGLVAPPRALLALLLIVGMMTVVRFGEQMIVKAMSVLVFPFVAVLMLMAAYLVPHWHGAALETLSLSGDADNSIWMTLWLAIPVMVFSFNHSPIISSFAVAKREEYGAGAEKKCSRILASAHLMMVVTVMFFVFSCVLSLSPADLQAAKAQNITILSYLANHFSVPMIAWMGPVIAMVAITKSFLGHYLGAREGFNGLVIKSLRSRGKSITPQRMNRITTLFMLLTTWLVATLNPSILGMIETLGGPVIATILFLMPMYAIHKVPAMRQYSGKISNLFVVLVGVLAISSIAWSLLR
- a CDS encoding methyl-accepting chemotaxis protein, with protein sequence MLSLKNMKVGVRLGIAFGLVVALLVVVGVTSIVKINNIKGGITSIVEDRYVKVRLGFDVRDGVNEQIKYLRGIVIDTTRPQFNVQRYQQLADATEHTNSAMKKIEAIQVTPVGKKKIAGLLAASRQFEQEKNAVLELVRAGKADDASYYVLKKITAIQNAYLSSAEAFADSQSQQLQQEGAKIIQEGSTAVEITLICSIIAVIAAVVLGYLLTRSIVQPLNEAVRIAGNVAAGDLSSHIEVRSRDETGVLMQALQSMNDNLLTIVSNVRAGSDTIAVASNQISSGNIDLSSRTEQQASSLEETASAMEQMTATVKHNAENAREANMLVAKTSGVAKEGGVVMEQVIEKMEAIALSSKKIVDIISVIDSIAFQTNILSLNAAVEAARAGEQGRGFAVVASEVRNLAQRSASAAKEIKVLIEDSVAQVDEGSRLVTQAGSTIGEVVNSVTSVAGIMSEITIASSEQSSGISEINQAITQMEAVTQQNAALVQEASAASQALQEQADRLAQSMAVFKTAAV
- a CDS encoding chemotaxis protein; protein product: MDNFQKEIDERANLALSNKFELLLFRLGSDQLKGKSELYGINVFKLREIVPMPPITRAAGMNSPLLGMASIRGQFIPVIDLPAVTGCKPETGLNLLLVTEYARSTQAFAVESVENIVRLDWNQVHTAEAGIGSRNITSIACLDTDGQSNNLALVLDVEQILYDIIPSVRGVEPGAETVKNFNLKPGQVAIVAEDSKVARQLLEQGLKSMGIPALMHNTGLEAWIKINEMQKEAQAKGESIHDKIALVLTDLEMPEMDGFTLTRNIKRDDVLRKIPVVIHSSLSGSANEDHVRKVGADGYVAKFEINELSSVIYGVLNKKR